A genomic window from Archaeoglobus neptunius includes:
- a CDS encoding ATP-binding protein yields MEFEYIFEEVRITERNAPRFIINGKEVDIWDGEYRNYHSRSVSDYVRENLLKMERDGIDPFQEIVGKELEKDMVKTALMSGSNILFKGKKGYGKTTFSKSIAKLLPDRILAIKGCRIHDDPTRPVCFSCKKKLLEQDEVELTFVPKKWIRIAGDPMMTTRQLIGGISLQKIREGYDLDHPEVFTPGRVLKAHRGIAYFDELGSIPSSLQTLLHELLEERQITTPEGDIIPMKIDTLVIASTNPANYRGVSDIKEPLLDRMEQIDIGPPDTLEEEIEIGLRNMAIKADVIPEWHLKILAGAVRCMRSKNCRYAGRIEVEPSCRATIKVFDHVAASALRNGREAVMLADYGKDYSNVKLAFKSRFEVDYEEELSKDLVIHEIVNDSIDTVSGEVYSAIPRSIFGGMMEELSDMGEIDVYSENGLKECKNLWAFVSSMCRRRREVYSALEITLEAIARCTGLVERTSDGVYVYTAYDR; encoded by the coding sequence ATGGAGTTTGAATACATCTTCGAGGAAGTGAGGATAACGGAAAGAAATGCTCCAAGATTCATTATAAATGGAAAAGAGGTGGACATCTGGGATGGGGAATATAGAAACTACCATTCGAGGAGTGTTTCTGACTATGTGAGAGAAAATTTGCTTAAAATGGAACGGGATGGTATAGACCCGTTTCAGGAGATAGTTGGGAAGGAGCTTGAGAAGGACATGGTGAAAACTGCGCTGATGAGCGGGTCGAATATTCTCTTCAAGGGGAAGAAAGGTTACGGGAAGACAACGTTCTCCAAAAGCATCGCTAAATTGCTACCAGACCGAATTCTGGCGATAAAAGGTTGCAGGATTCACGACGATCCAACACGGCCAGTTTGTTTTTCATGCAAGAAGAAATTACTTGAGCAGGATGAGGTTGAGCTCACCTTTGTACCAAAAAAATGGATACGAATTGCCGGCGATCCGATGATGACCACAAGACAGCTTATAGGAGGAATAAGTTTGCAAAAAATAAGGGAGGGTTATGATCTGGACCATCCTGAGGTTTTTACACCCGGAAGGGTTTTAAAGGCGCACAGGGGAATAGCTTACTTCGATGAGCTTGGATCCATTCCATCCTCACTTCAGACCCTTCTCCATGAACTGCTCGAGGAAAGGCAGATAACAACACCTGAGGGAGATATCATTCCGATGAAAATAGACACTTTAGTCATTGCCTCAACGAATCCCGCAAACTATCGAGGTGTTTCGGACATAAAGGAGCCACTTCTGGACAGAATGGAGCAGATAGACATCGGACCCCCTGATACGCTGGAAGAGGAAATAGAGATAGGGTTGAGGAACATGGCGATTAAGGCTGACGTAATACCCGAATGGCATCTCAAAATTCTTGCTGGAGCCGTAAGGTGTATGCGAAGCAAAAATTGCAGATATGCGGGAAGAATTGAGGTTGAACCGAGCTGCAGGGCGACGATAAAGGTTTTTGATCATGTCGCCGCCTCTGCGTTGAGAAATGGTAGAGAAGCTGTTATGTTAGCGGATTATGGAAAGGACTATTCGAATGTGAAACTGGCGTTTAAGAGCAGATTTGAGGTGGACTACGAAGAGGAGTTGAGCAAGGATCTGGTTATACACGAAATAGTAAACGACTCAATAGACACAGTGTCCGGAGAAGTCTATTCGGCGATACCCAGAAGCATTTTTGGAGGTATGATGGAAGAGCTTTCGGATATGGGTGAAATTGACGTTTACTCAGAAAATGGTCTCAAGGAATGCAAGAATTTATGGGCATTTGTTTCTTCAATGTGCAGAAGAAGGCGGGAAGTTTACTCAGCGCTCGAGATTACACTTGAAGCAATTGCAAGATGCACCGGTCTGGTTGAGAGGACATCGGATGGTGTTTATGTCTACACGGCGTATGACAGATAA